A genome region from Glycine max cultivar Williams 82 chromosome 5, Glycine_max_v4.0, whole genome shotgun sequence includes the following:
- the LOC100805259 gene encoding dnaJ homolog subfamily C GRV2 isoform X1: MENAANASAAVNSAPPPLEEPEYLARYMVVKHSWRGRYKRILCISSVSVLTLDPSTLTVTNSYDVATDFEGASPVLGRDVNSNEFNLSVRTDGRGKFKAMKFSSRYRASILTELHRIRWNRLAPVAEFPVLHLRRRASQWVAFKLKVTYVGVELLDTKSGDLRWCLDFRDMDSPAIILLSDAFGKKNIDHGSGFVLCPLYGRKSKAFQAASGCTISAIISNLTKTAKSTVGLSLSVESSQTLSISEYIKQRAKEAVGAEDTPLGGWSVTRLRSAARGTLNVPGLSLGVGPKGGLGEHGDAVSRQLILTKVSLVERRPENYEAVTVRPLSSVTALVRFAEEPQMFAIEFSDGCPIHVYASTSRDSLLAAVRDALQTEGQCAIPVLPRLTMPGHRIDPPCGRVFLQYGQQRPVTDAETASMHLKHLASSAKDAVAEGGSIPGSRAKLWRRIREFNACIPYSGVPPNIEVPEVTLMALITMLPAAPNLPPESPPLPPPSPKAAATVMGFISCLRRLLASRSAASHVMSFPAAVGRIMGLLRNGSEGVASEAAGLVAVLIGGGPGDANVTDSKGEWHATIMHTKSVLFANHNYIMILVNRLKPTSVSPLLSMTVVEVLEAMICDPHGETTQYTVFVELLRQVAGLKRRLFALFGHPAESVRETVAMIMRSIAEEDAIAAESMRDASLRDGALLRHLLHAFFFPAGERREVSRQLVALWADSYQPALELLSRILPPGLVAYLHTRADGVLAEDTNQEESSIGRRKRRLLQHRKGRIGRGLTSQEQPFPSANNFDVSDSAKQPVGAIVRGSDGYHKTVMDPSSGQASNIQSSVVHTSEHLNNGSSTGEENGHSTFVDSAIVASTNSNEAPGSDFSNSLDPDSNAVDLQNAGIPAPAQVVVENTPVGSGRLLCNWPEFWRAFDLDHNRADLIWNERTRQELRESLQAEVHKLDVEKERTEDIVPGRATLDMVSGVECAPQISWNYPEFSVRYPSLSKEVCVGQYYLRLLLESGSGGRAQDFPLRDPVAFFRALYHRFLCDADTGLTVDGAVPDELGASDDWCDMGRLDGFGGGGGSSVRELCARAMAIVYEQHYMTIGPFEGTAHITVLLDRTDDRALRHRLLLLLKALMKVLSNVEACVLVGGCVLAVDLLTVVHETSERTSIPLQSNLIAASAFMEPLKEWMYIDKDGAQVGPMEKDAIRRLWSKKAIDWTTRFWASGMLDWKKLRDIRELRWALALRVPVLTPPQVGDTALSILHSMVSAHSDLDDAGEIVTPTPRVKRILSSPRCLPHIAQAILSGEPSIVEAAAALLKAIVTRNPKAMVRLYSTGAFYFALAYPGSNLLSIGQLFSVTHVHQAFHGGEEAAVSTSLPLAKRSVLGGLLPESLLYVLERSGPTAFAAAMVSDSDTPEIIWTHKMRAENLIRQVLQHLGDFPQKLSQHCHVLYDYAPMPPVTYPELRDEMWCHRYYLRNLCDDIRFPNWPIVEHVEFLQSLLVMWREELTRKPMDLSEEEAGKILEISFEDVSSDDVNKRNSLEVTDEASSLSKQIENIDEEKLKRQYRKLAMKYHPDKNPEGREKFLAIQKAYERLQATMQGLQGPQPWRLLLLLKGQCILYRRHGDVLEPFKYAGYPMLLSAVTVDKDDSNFLSSDRAPLLVAASELVWLTCASSSLNGEELVRDGGVHLLATLLSRCMGVVQPTTPGNEPSAIIVTNIMRTFAVLSQFEAARAEILEFSGLVEDIVHCTEFELVPAAVDAALQTIANVSVSSELQDALLKAGVLWYLLPLLLQYDSTAEESDATESHGVGASVQIAKNMHAIKASLALSRLSGLCSDESATPYNQAAADALKVLLTPKFSSMLKDQMSKDLLSKLNANLESPEIIWNSSTRAELLKFVDQQRAAQGPDGLYDIKDSHDFVYKALSRELFIGNVYLRVYNDQPDFEISEPETFCLALIDFISYLVHNQCVEDADHKIEDADQKVEGTSSFFETSEHTSETVDGSVNEQVLDNSGTMSEEQSVGKEELELIKNLRSALTSLQNLLTNNPNLASIFSNKDKLLPLFECFSVPEASHSNIPQLCLGVLSLLTAHAPCLQAMVADGSSLLLLLQMLHSAPSCREGSLHVLYALASTPELAWAAAKHGGVVYILELLLPLKEEIPLQQRAMAASLLGKLVSQQMHGPRVAITLARFLPDGLVSVIRDGPGEAVVVGLEQTTETPELVWTPAMAASLSAQISTMALELYREQMKGRVVDWDLPEQASGQQEMRDEPQVGGIYVRLFLKDPKFPLRNPKRFLEGLLDQYLSSIAATHYEAQVVDPELPLLLSAALVSLLRVHPALADHVGYLGYVPKLVAAVAFEGRRETMSSGEVNNGRRAEQAYDPDNESAENAQTPQERVRLSCLRVLHQLAASTTCAEAMAATSVGTPQVVPLLMKAIGWQGGSILALETLKRVVVAGNRARDALVAQGLKVGLVEVLLGLLDWRAGGRNGFCSQMKWNESEASIGRVLAIEVLHAFATEGAHCTKVRELLNNSDVWSAYKDQRHDLFLPSNAQSAAAGIAGLIENSSSSRLTYALTAPPQSTASRTPPPSSPDFNGKQDQPLQ; the protein is encoded by the exons ATGGAAAACGCTGCCAACGCCTCCGCCGCCGTTAATTCCGCTCCCCCGCCTCTCGAAGAGCCCGAGTACTTGGCGCGGTATATGGTCGTTAAGCACTCGTGGCGCGGCCGCTACAAGAGGATTCTCTGCATTTCCAGCGTCTCCGTTCTCACTCTCGATCCTTCCACGCTTACCGTCACGAACTCGTACGACGTCGCGACGGACTTCGAAGGTGCCTCGCCTGTTCTCGGCCGCGACGTGAATTCGAACGAGTTCAACCTCAGCGTGAGGACCGATGGACGCGGAAAATTCAAGGCCATGAAGTTCTCGTCGCGGTACAGGGCGAGTATTTTGACGGAGTTGCATCGGATACGGTGGAACCGGTTGGCCCCAGTGGCTGAGTTCCCGGTGCTTCATCTTCGGCGACGGGCGTCTCAGTGggttgctttt AAATTGAAAGTAACTTATGTTGGTGTTGAACTTCTCGATACAAAGTCGGGTGACCTTCGCTGGTGCTTGGATTTTAGAGACATGGATTCCCCTGCAATTATTCTTCTCTCTGAtgcttttggaaagaaaaacattGATCATGGTAGCGGATTTGTTCTTTGCCCCTTATATGGAAGAAAATCTAAAGCTTTCCAAGCGGCTTCTGGATGTACAATATCAGCTATTATCTCAAATTTG ACTAAAACTGCAAAATCCACTGTTGGGCTATCGTTGTCTGTGGAGAGCTCTCAAACTCTCTCTATTTctgaatatataaaacaaaggG CAAAAGAGGCAGTTGGAGCAGAAGATACCCCACTGGGGGGTTGGTCTGTGACAAGGCTGCGTTCTGCTGCCCGTGGAACTCTAAATGTTCCAGGATTGAGCTTAGGAGTTGGCCCAAAAGGAGGACTAGGGGAGCATGGTGATGCTGTATCTCGTCAGCTCATTCTTACAAAGGTTTCACTTGTGGAAAGGCGCCCTGAGAATTATGAA GCTGTTACTGTTCGTCCGTTATCTTCAGTAACTGCTCTTGTTCGGTTTGCTGAAGAGCCCCAGATGTTTGCAATTGAATTTAGTGATGGATGCCCCATCCAT GTTTATGCAAGCACGTCTCGTGATAGCTTACTTGCAGCAGTTCGTGATGCTTTACAAACTGAA GGTCAATGTGCCATACCTGTATTGCCAAGACTGACAATGCCCGGTCATCGCATTGATCCTCCCTGTGGGAGAGTTTTTTTGCAATATGGTCAACAAAGGCCTGTTACTGATGCAGAAACTGCATCCATGCATTTGAAACATTTAGCATCTTCTGCCAAGGATGCCGTTGCTGAAGGTGGTTCTATTCCTGGATCAAGGGCTAAACTATGGCGTAGAATAAGGGAGTTCAATGCCTGTATACCATATAGTGGTGTGCCTCCAAACATTGAAGTACCGGAAGTTACTTTGATGGCCTTGATTACTATGCTTCCTGCTGCCCCAAATCTTCCTCCAGAATCTCCTCCACTGCCACCCCCTTCACCAAAAGCTGCAGCAACTGTAATGGGTTTTATTTCATGTTTACGCAGACTACTTGCCTCAAGAAGTGCCGCATCACATGTGATGTCTTTTCCGGCAGCAGTTGGAAGAATAATGGGTTTACTCAGAAATGGTTCAGAAGGTGTAGCTTCTGAAGCTGCAGGGCTTGTTGCTGTACTCATTGGTGGTGGACCTGGTGATGCAAATGTAACAGATTCTAAAGGAGAATGGCATGCCACAATTATGCATACAAAGTCAGTATTGTTTGCTAATCATAATTATATCATGATTCTTGTCAACAGATTAAAACCTACTTCAGTGTCACCTTTACTGTCAATGACTGTTGTTGAAGTGCTTGAGGCTATGATTTGTGATCCACATGGCGAGACTACCCAATATactgtttttgttgaattattACGCCAAGTTGCAGGGTTGAAGCGTCGCTTGTTTGCACTGTTTGGTCACCCTGCTGAAAGTGTTAGAGAAACAGTAGCAATGATAATGCGATCAATTGCAGAAGAAGATGCCATTGCTGCAGAGTCCATGCGGGATGCTTCTTTGCGTGATGGTGCTTTGTTGAGACATTTACTGCATGCATTTTTCTTTCCAGCTGGTGAGCGGCGTGAAGTTAGTCGACAACTTGTTGCTCTTTGGGCAGATTCCTATCAACCAGCTTTGGAGCTACTGTCCCGAATTCTGCCTCCTGGCCTCGTTGCTTACTTGCACACACGTGCTGATGGAGTTCTAGCTGAAGACACAAATCAAGAAGAATCATCAATTGGGAGAAGAAAAAGACGTTTACTTCAGCACAGGAAAGGTCGCATTGGGAGAGGACTTACCTCTCAAGAACAACCGTTCCCTTCAGCTAATAACTTTGATGTTTCTGATTCAGCTAAGCAGCCAGTGGGTGCTATTGTTAGAGGCTCAGACGGCTATCATAAAACAGTTATGGACCCAAGTTCTGGACAGGCTTCAAATATTCAATCTTCTGTTGTTCACACTAGTGAACATTTGAACAATGGGTCTTCTACAGGAGAAGAAAATGGGCATTCAACTTTTGTGGATTCAGCTATTGTGGCATCAACAAACTCAAATGAAGCTCCAGGATCTGATTTTTCAAATTCACTTGATCCTGACAGCAATGCAGTTGATTTGCAGAATGCAGGCATTCCTGCTCCTGCTCAAGTTGTTGTGGAGAACACACCTGTAGGATCTGGTCGGCTTCTATGTAACTGGCCTGAATTTTGGCGAGCATTTGATCTTGATCACAATCGTGCAGACTTGATTTGGAATGAGCGTACTAGGCAAGAGTTGAGAGAATCTTTGCAAGCTGAAGTTCATAAACTAGATGTCGAGAAAGAGCGTACTGAAGATATTGTTCCAGGCCGTGCTACCTTGGATATGGTATCAGGGGTTGAGTGTGCACCACAAATATCTTGGAACTACCCTGAATTTTCTGTTCGGTACCCTAGCTTGTCAAAAGAAGTTTGCGTGGGTCAGTATTATCTGCGTTTACTGCTTGAGAGTGGCAGTGGTGGCAGGGCACAAGACTTCCCATTGCGTGATCCTGTTGCTTTCTTCCGGGCACTTTACCATCGGTTCTTATGTGATGCAGACACCGGGCTTACTGTAGATGGTGCTGTTCCTGATGAATTAGGTGCATCTGATGATTGGTGCGACATGGGCAGATTAGATGGTTTTGGTGGAGGTGGTGGATCATCAGTGAGAGAACTTTGTGCAAGGGCAATGGCAATTGTATATGAGCAGCATTACATGACCATTGGCCCTTTTGAAGGTACAGCTCACATTACTGTTCTCTTGGATAGGACAGATGACAGAGCTTTGAGGCATCGCCTTCTTTTACTTCTGAAG GCATTGATGAAGGTTTTATCAAATGTAGAGGCTTGTGTTCTAGTTGGAGGTTGTGTATTAGCTGTTGATCTGCTTACCGTGGTCCATGAAACTTCAGAGAGGACATCTATTCCCTTgcaatcaaatttaattgcTGCTAGTGCTTTTATGGAACCACTTAAGGAATGGATGTATATTGATAAAGATGGTGCTCAAGTTGGACCTATGGAAAAAGATGCTATTAGAAGGTTGTGGTCCAAGAAAGCTATTGATTGGACAACAAGGTTTTGGGCTTCTGGGATGCTAGATTGGAAGAAGTTGCGTGATATCCGTGAGCTTCGTTGGGCACTTGCCCTCAGAGTTCCTGTCCTTACCCCACCTCAG GTTGGGGACACCGCTTTGTCCATATTGCATAGCATGGTGTCGGCACATTCTGATTTAGATGATGCTGGAGAGATTGTTACTCCAACTCCTAGAGTAAAACGAATCTTGTCAAGTCCACGCTGCCTTCCACATATTGCACAG GCCATTCTTTCTGGGGAACCAAGTATTGTTGAGGCAGCTGCTGCATTGCTTAAGGCCATTGTTACCCGGAATCCCAAAGCTATGGTTCGTTTGTACAGCACTGGTGCATTTTATTTTGCACTGGCATATCCTGGGTCTAATCTACTTTCAATTGGGCAACTCTTTTCTGTCACCCATGTCCATCAAGCATTTCATGGTGGGGAAGAGGCTGCAGTTTCAACTTCATTGCCTTTGGCAAAACGCAGTGTTCTTGGTGGACTTCTCCCTGAATCTTTGTTGTATGTACTGGAGCGTAGTGGTCCGACAGCATTTGCTGCAGCAATGGTTTCTGATTCTGACACCCCAGAGATAATATGGACTCACAAAATGAGAGCAGAAAATCTAATTCGCCAG GTTTTGCAGCATCTTGGTGATTTTCCGCAGAAACTGTCACAGCATTGCCATGTTTTATATGACTATGCCCCCATGCCTCCAGTGACATACCCAGAGCTGAGAGATGAAATGTGGTGTCACCGTTATTACCTCAGGAACCTATGTGATGATATTCGTTTTCCAAATTGGCCAATTGTTGAACATGTAGAGTTTCTTCAGTCACTACTTGTAATGTGGCGTGAAGAGTTGACTAGAAAGCCTATGGATCTTTCTGAAGAAGAAGCTGGCAAGATCCTTGAAATATCCTTTGAGGATGTATCTAGTGATGatgtaaataaaagaaattctcTAGAGGTTACAGATGAAGCTTCTAGCTTATCAAAGCAGATTGAGAACATCGATGAAGAAAAACTAAAGCGACAATATCGGAAACTTGCAATGAAATATCATCCCGACAAAAATCCAGAAGGGAGGGAGAAGTTTCTTGCGATACAGAAGGCCTATGAACGCCTCCAG GCTACCATGCAAGGGTTGCAAGGTCCTCAGCCTTGGAGATTGCTACTTCTGTTGAAGGGACAATGTATTTTATACAGAAGACATGGAGATGTATTGGAGCCATTCAAATATGCTGGCTATCCCATGTTGCTGAGTGCTGTTACTGTGGACAAGGATGATagcaattttctttcttcagaTAGAGCACCACTCCTTGTTGCTGCATCAGAGCTTGTGTGGCTGAC ATGTGCGTCTTCTTCATTGAATGGGGAAGAGCTTGTAAGAGATGGAGGAGTACATCTTCTTGCAACTCTTCTTTCCCGTTGCATGGGTGTTGTTCAGCCTACTACTCCTGGAAATGAACCATCTGCCATCATTGTTACAAACATCATGCGAACATTTGCAGTTCTTAGTCAGTTCGAGGCTGCCAGAGCTGAGATACTTGAGTTTTCCGGACTAGTTGAGGACATTGTGCACTGCACTGAATTTGAGCTTGTACCTGCCGCTGTTGATGCTGCTTTACAGACTATTGCCAATGTTTCTGTTTCCTCTGAATTGCAAGATGCTTTATTAAAGGCTGGTGTTTTATG GTACCTTTTGCCGCTGCTGCTTCAGTATGACTCTACTGCTGAAGAGTCTGATGCAACAGAATCGCATGGTGTTGGTGCTAGTGTTCAAATTGCCAAAAACATGCATGCCATAAAAGCATCCTTGGCTTTGTCAAGGCTCAGTGGCTTGTGCAGTGATGAGAGTGCAACACCTTACAATCAGGCAGCCGCTGATGCCCTCAAAGTTTTGCTAACTCCCAAGTTCTCTAGCATGTTAAAAGATCAAATGTCCAAAGATTTACTGTCCAAATTAAATGCAAACCTGGAGTCACCAGAG ATTATCTGGAACTCTTCAACACGAGCAGAGTTGCTGAAATTTGTGGATCAGCAACGTGCAGCTCAAGGTCCTgatggtttatatgatattaagGATTCACATGACTTTGTCTATAAAGCACTATCCAGAGAATTATTCATTGGAAATGTTTACTTGAGAGTCTACAATGATCAGCCAGACTTTGAAATTAGTGAACCAGAAACTTTTTGCCTTGCTCTGATTGATTTCATATCTTATCTTGTGCACAATCAATGTGTTGAAGATGCCGATCATAAGATTGAAGATGCTGATCAGAAGGTTGAAGGCACCTCTAGTTTCTTTGAGACTTCAGAGCATACGAGTGAGACTGTTGATGGATCTGTAAATGAGCAGGTTCTGGATAATTCTGGCACAATGTCTGAAGAACAATCTGTAGGGAAGGAAGAGCTTGAGCTGATTAAAAATCTCCGTTCTGCGTTGACCTCCCTTCAG AATCTTCTGACTAATAATCCTAATTTGGCAtccatattttctaataaagaCAAGTTACTGCCTCTTTTTGAGTGTTTTTCTGTGCCCGAAGCATCACACAGTAACATTCCTCAACTTTGCCTAGGAGTGTTGTCACTCTTAACAGCACATGCTCCTTGTTTGCAAGCCATGGTTGCAGATGGATCTAGTCTCCTGCTTTTATTACAAATGCTTCACTCAGCCCCAAGTTGTCGTGAAGGCTCTCTCCATGTGCTCTATGCATTGGCAAGCACACCAGAACTGGCCTGGGCTGCTGCCAAGCATGGCGGTGTTGTCTACATTCTTGAATTGCTCTTGCCTTTGAAGG AAGAAATTCCACTCCAGCAAAGAGCTATGGCAGCGTCCTTGTTGGGGAAGCTTGTTAGCCAACAAATGCATGGACCAAGAGTTGCTATAACACTTGCAAGGTTTCTCCCTGATGGCCTTGTGTCAGTAATTAGGGATGGACCTGGTGAAGCTGTTGTAGTTGGTCTTGAGCAGACTACAGAGACACCAGAACTTGTATGGACACCAGCGATGGCAGCTTCCTTATCTGCACAAATTTCCACTATGGCATTAGAGCTATACCGTGAGCAGATGAAGGGGCGTGTTGTTGATTGGGATTTGCCTGAGCAGGCATCTGGCCAGCAGGAAATGAGAGATGAGCCACAG GTTGGTGGCATCTATGTTAGGTTGTTTCTGAAAGATCCCAAATTCCCTCTTAGAAACCCTAAAAGGTTCTTGGAAGGTCTACTAGATCAGTATTTGTCATCCATTGCTGCAACCCATTATGAGGCACAGGTTGTTGATCCAGAGCTTCCTTTGCTCCTGTCAGCTGCTCTAGTTTCCTTACTGCGTGTGCACCCTGCACTAGCAGATCATGTTGGGTATCTTGGATATGTACCCAAACTAGTTGCTGCTGTTGCATTTGAGGGGAGGCGAGAAACAATGTCATCGGGTGAGGTAAACAATGGGAGACGTGCAGAACAAGCATATGACCCGGATAATGAATCAGCAGAGAACGCACAAACTCCTCAAGAACGTGTGCGTCTGAGTTGTTTGCGTGTCTTGCATCAACTTGCAGCTAGTACCACATGTGCTGAAGCCATGGCAGCAACCAGTGTTGGAACACCTCAG GTTGTTCCACTGCTAATGAAAGCTATAGGGTGGCAAGGTGGAAGCATTTTAGCTCTTGAGACTCTAAAACGTGTTGTGGTTGCAGGAAACCGAGCCAGGGATGCTCTTGTTGCGCAGGGACTTAA AGTTGGTCTTGTTGAagttcttcttggtcttcttgATTGGAGGGCTGGCGGAAGGAATGGCTTTTGTTCTCAGATGAAGTGGAATGAATCTGAAGCGTCTATTGGCAGGGTGCTTGCAATTGAG GTCTTGCATGCCTTTGCTACTGAAGGAGCCCATTGCACTAAAGTGCGAGAGCTATTGAATAATTCTGAT GTTTGGAGTGCTTACAAAGACCAGAGGCATGATCTCTTCCTCCCTTCAAATGCTCAATCTGCAGCTGCTGGCATTGCTGGTCTCATTGAGAATTCATCATCGTCGAGACTCACTTATGCTCTTACTGCTCCACCACAATCTACTGCTTCTAGAACTCCTCCACCATCCTCTCCGGACTTCAATGGAAAGCAGGATCAACctttacagtaa